The proteins below come from a single Pichia kudriavzevii chromosome 2, complete sequence genomic window:
- a CDS encoding uncharacterized protein (PKUD0B01050; similar to Saccharomyces cerevisiae YPR004C (AIM45); ancestral locus Anc_8.100): MLALRGFKHSARAVRYSHTLALLETSGSSITPASLSTITAAKAINKPITALLVGPNAPEAAKEVASLAGIQKVVIQSDKRYEHYLPEQLAPLVASLIKGEKSPAVTDISSVVVPASAMGKSVLPRAGAILDLQPISDITKVVDASTFVRPTYAGNAILTVKSNDNIVMTSIRGSAFSPAVEKSDAAAPIEEITPVDAEVKTVWVSESLMKSDKPDLASAKIVVSGGRALKDKKTFEALLNPLASKLGAAIGASRVAVDEGFCDNSLQVGQTGKIIAPDLYIAVGISGAIQHLAGMKDSRVIVAINKDEEAPIFKVADVGLVGDIFEIVPELTSKI; the protein is encoded by the coding sequence ATGCTAGCTTTGAGGGGATTTAAGCATTCTGCACGTGCAGTTAGATATTCACACACACTTGCTCTCTTAGAGACCAGTGGTTCTTCCATTACCCCAGCTTCCTTGTCAACTATAACCGCTGCAAAAGCTATCAACAAGCCAATCACTGCGCTGTTGGTAGGTCCAAACGCACCAGAAGCTGCAAAGGAAGTTGCATCATTAGCCGGTATTCAGAAGGTTGTTATTCAATCTGATAAGCGTTACGAGCATTATCTTCCTGAACAGTTGGCACCATTAGTTGCTTCATTAATAAAAGGTGAAAAGTCACCAGCGGTTACTGACATTTCATCAGTTGTGGTTCCTGCCAGCGCTATGGGAAAGTCTGTTCTTCCACGTGCCGGTGCAATTCTAGACTTACAGCCAATATCAGATATAACCAAGGTTGTTGACGCCTCCACTTTTGTAAGACCAACATACGCAGGTAATGCAATCCTAACGGTTAAATCAAACGACAACATTGTGATGACATCTATCAGAGGCTCTGCGTTTTCACCAGCAGTTGAGAAATCTGATGCAGCAGCACCAATTGAGGAAATAACACCTGTGGATGCAGAAGTTAAAACTGTTTGGGTCAGTGAatctttgatgaaaagcGACAAACCAGACCTAGCATCAGCCAAGATTGTTGTTTCGGGTGGCCGTGCATTGAAGGATAAAAAGACTTTTGAAGCATTGTTGAACCCATTAGCTAGCAAGCTGGGTGCTGCCATTGGTGCATCGCGTGTAGCAGTGGATGAAGGCTTCTGCGATAACTCTTTACAAGTTGGTCAAACAGGTAAGATCATTGCACCTGACTTGTATATTGCTGTTGGTATATCTGGTGCAATCCAACATTTAGCTGGTATGAAAGACTCCAGGGTCATTGTCGCAATAaacaaagatgaagaagcgccaattttcaaagttgcCGATGTTGGTCTAGTTGGtgacatttttgaaattgtacCGGAACTGACCTCtaaaatttga
- a CDS encoding uncharacterized protein (PKUD0B01040; similar to Saccharomyces cerevisiae YJR065C (ARP3); ancestral locus Anc_1.514), with the protein MSSINTPAVVMDNGTGFTKLGFAGNDSPSWVFPTAISTRVSGSSGNKPAAPSKPSFLSSGSSAAESKLGSGTSIHGNRNMADLDFFIGDEAIEAAKGPSYSLSYPIRHGQIENWDQMERFWETSIFKYLKCEPEDHYFLLTEPPLNPPENRENTAEIMFESFNCSGLYIAVQAVLALAASWTSSKVVDRSLTGTVIDSGDGVTHVIPVAEGYVIGSAIKNIPIAGRDITSFIQTMLRERGEPDSSLRTAEQIKQKFCYVCPDIVKEFRKFDNNSEMFAKYMIETVDHRQAYVDVGYERFLAPEIFFNPEICSSDFLTPLPVVVDQVIQASPIDVRKNLYKNIVLSGGSTMFKDFGRRLQRDLKTMVNDRVEASERLSGTKSSGVQVQVISHKRQRNAVWFGGSLMAQTSEFKSYCHTKRDYDEYGPNIVRNFSLFGVP; encoded by the coding sequence ATGTCCTCTATTAACACGCCTGCAGTGGTCATGGACAATGGTACCGGGTTCACCAAATTGGGGTTTGCCGGTAACGATTCTCCTTCTTGGGTTTTCCCAACTGCAATCTCAACAAGGGTATCTGGATCCTCCGGTAACAAGCCTGCTGCTCCTTCCAAACCATCTTTCCTCTCATCGGGTTCATCTGCTGCGGAATCCAAGCTTGGTTCCGGGACGTCCATTCACGGGAATAGAAACATGGCCGACTTGGACTTCTTTATTGGAGATGAAGCAATTGAGGCGGCAAAGGGACCTTCATATTCTTTGAGTTATCCGATTAGACACGGTCAGATTGAAAATTGGGATCAAATGGAGAGGTTTTGGGAAACTTcgattttcaaatacttgAAATGTGAACCGGAAGATCATTATTTCTTATTAACAGAACCTCCCTTAAATCCACCCgaaaatagagaaaataCAGCAGAGATTATGtttgaaagtttcaacTGTTCAGGTCTTTATATTGCCGTACAGGCAGTTCTTGCCTTGGCGGCTTCGTGGACTAGTTCCAAGGTTGTGGATAGATCATTGACCGGTACAGTCATTGATTCCGGTGATGGTGTCACGCATGTCATTCCTGTAGCTGAAGGTTATGTTATAGGTTCTGCAATTAAGAACATCCCCATAGCTGGCAGAGACATTACGAGTTTTATTCAAACCATGCTTAGAGAGAGAGGTGAACCTGATTCATCCTTGCGTACAGCAGAACAAATCAAACAGAAATTCTGTTACGTATGTCCCGATATTGTTAAGGAGTTTAGGAAATTCGACAATAATTCTGAAATGTTTGCAAAATACATGATTGAGACTGTTGATCATAGGCAAGCGTATGTTGATGTTGGTTATGAGAGATTCTTGGCCCctgaaatatttttcaaccCAGAAATTTGCTCAAGTGATTTCCTTACACCATTACCTGTCGTTGTCGATCAAGTTATCCAGGCTTCTCCTATTGATGTTCGTAAGAATTTGTATAAAAACATTGTGTTGAGTGGTGGCTCGACAATGTTTAAGGATTTTGGAAGAAGGCTACAAAGAGACCTTAAAACTATGGTTAATGACAGGGTTGAAGCAAGTGAAAGGTTGAGCGGTACAAAGTCAAGTGGTGTTCAAGTCCAAGTTATTTCCCACAAGAGACAGAGAAATGCCGTTTGGTTTGGTGGCTCGTTGATGGCCCAAACTTCAGAGTTTAAGAGTTACTGTCATACCAAGAGAGACTACGATGAATATGGACCAAACATTGTCAGAAACTTCTCCCTATTTGGGGTTCCATAA
- a CDS encoding uncharacterized protein (PKUD0B01030; similar to Saccharomyces cerevisiae YGR043C (NQM1) and YLR354C (TAL1); ancestral locus Anc_4.188) has protein sequence MSQLEQLKKSGTTVVADTGDFESIAKFTPQDATTNPSLILAATKQPQYAKLIDIAIDYAKSKGSTKEEQASLALDRLLVEFGAEILKIVPGRVSTEVDARLSFNRDATIKKAIEIIELYKAQGIDKERVLIKIASTWEGIQAARELESKHGIHCNLTLLFSFVQAVACAEANVTLISPFVGRILDWYKASTGKEYTSETDPGVLSVRNIFNYYKKFGYKTIVMGASFRNTGEIAALAGCDYLTISPSLLDKLANSNDPLPKVLDASKAKELDLEKVSYVDDEPDFRFLLNEDAMATEKLSEGIRKFSADCEALYNELLRRVSA, from the coding sequence atgtCTCAATTAGAACAACTTAAGAAGTCAGGTACCACTGTTGTTGCAGATACTGGTGATTTTGAATCTATTGCAAAGTTCACTCCACAAGATGCAACTACGAATCCATCGTTGATTTTGGCAGCTACTAAGCAACCACAATACGCCAAGTTAATTGACATTGCTATTGACTATGCCAAGAGCAAGGGTTCCACCAAGGAGGAACAGGCTAGTCTAGCACTTGACAGATTGTTGGTTGAATTTGGTGCTGAGATTCTCAAGATTGTGCCAGGTCGGGTGTCCACCGAGGTTGATGCAAGGTTATCCTTCAACAGGGACGCCACAATTAAGAAGGCCATTGAGATTATTGAATTATACAAGGCACAGGGAATCGACAAGGAGAGAGTATTGATCAAGATTGCCTCCACTTGGGAAGGTATCCAAGCTGCAAGGGAGTTGGAATCCAAGCATGGTATCCACTGTAATTTGACGCTTTTGTTCTCCTTTGTTCAGGCTGTTGCATGTGCAGAAGCTAATGTCACACTTATTTCTCCATTTGTCGGTAGAATTTTGGACTGGTACAAGGCTTCCACTGGTAAGGAATACACCTCTGAAACCGATCCTGGTGTTTTGTCCGTTAGAAACATCTTCAACTACTACAAGAAGTTTGGCTACAAGACAATTGTCATGGGTGCCTCCTTCAGAAACACTGGTGAAATTGCAGCTTTGGCAGGTTGTGACTACTTGACCATTTCTCCAAGTTTGTTGGATAAACTGGCTAATTCCAATGACCCACTTCCAAAGGTTTTAGACGCTTCTAAGGCAAAGGAATTGGATCTTGAAAAAGTCTCCTATGTTGACGATGAGCCAGATTTTAGATTCCTCTTGAATGAGGATGCAATGGcaactgaaaaattgtCTGAAGGTATCAGAAAGTTCTCTGCTGATTGTGAGGCTCTTTACAATGAATTATTAAGGAGAGTTTCTGCTTGA